The Pseudomonas azadiae genome contains a region encoding:
- the recG gene encoding ATP-dependent DNA helicase RecG, which yields MTELSQVSVTALKGVGEAMAEKLAKVGLENLQDVLFHLPLRYQDRTRVVPIGQLRPGQDAVVEGTVSGADVVMGKRRSLVVRLQDGTGGLSLRFYHFSNAQKEGLKRGTRVRCYGEARPGASGLEIYHPEYRAITGDEPPPVDTTLTPIYPLTEGLTQQRLRQLCMQTLALLGPKSLPDWLPLELARDYQLAPLDDAIRYLHHPPADADVDELALGHHWAQHRLAFEELLTHQLSQQRLRESMRSLRAPAMPKATRLPAQYLANLGFAPTGAQQRVGNEIAYDLSQNEPMLRLIQGDVGAGKTVVAALAALQALEAGYQVALMAPTEILAEQHFITFKRWLEPLGLEVAWLAGKLKGKVRAAALEQIAGGAPMVVGTHALFQDEVQFKNLALVIIDEQHRFGVQQRLALRQKGVGGRMNPHQLIMTATPIPRTLAMSAYADLDTSILDELPPGRTPVNTVLVTDTRRVEVIERVRGACAEGRQAYWVCTLIEESEELTCQAAETTFEDLTSALGELKVGLIHGRMKPAEKAAVMAEFKAGNLQLLVATTVIEVGVDVPNASLMIIENPERLGLAQLHQLRGRVGRGSAASHCVLLYHPPLSQIGRQRLGIMRETNDGFVIAEKDLELRGPGEMLGTRQTGLLQFKVADLMRDADLLPAVRDAAQALMERWPEHVSPLLDRWLRHGQQYGQV from the coding sequence ATGACTGAGCTGTCGCAGGTGTCGGTAACGGCACTCAAGGGTGTCGGTGAAGCCATGGCCGAGAAACTGGCCAAGGTCGGGTTGGAGAACCTCCAGGACGTATTGTTCCACCTGCCCCTGCGCTACCAGGATCGAACCCGCGTGGTGCCCATCGGCCAGTTGCGCCCAGGGCAGGACGCGGTGGTCGAAGGCACCGTCAGTGGCGCCGACGTGGTGATGGGCAAGCGCCGCAGCCTGGTGGTGCGCCTGCAGGACGGCACTGGCGGCCTGAGCCTGCGCTTTTACCACTTCAGCAACGCGCAGAAGGAAGGCCTCAAGCGTGGCACCCGCGTGCGCTGTTACGGCGAAGCGCGGCCCGGCGCATCAGGCCTGGAGATCTACCACCCGGAATACCGCGCCATCACTGGCGATGAGCCGCCGCCGGTCGACACCACACTCACACCGATCTACCCGCTAACCGAAGGCCTGACCCAGCAACGCCTGCGCCAACTGTGCATGCAGACCCTGGCCCTGCTCGGCCCGAAAAGCCTGCCCGACTGGCTGCCGCTGGAGCTGGCCCGCGACTATCAATTGGCGCCGCTGGACGATGCGATTCGCTACCTGCATCACCCGCCGGCCGATGCCGATGTCGACGAACTGGCACTGGGTCATCACTGGGCCCAGCATCGCCTGGCCTTTGAAGAACTGCTGACCCACCAACTGTCCCAGCAACGCCTGCGCGAAAGCATGCGCTCCCTGCGTGCGCCGGCGATGCCCAAGGCCACGCGCTTGCCTGCGCAATACCTGGCCAACCTCGGCTTTGCGCCCACCGGCGCCCAGCAGCGTGTCGGCAATGAAATCGCCTACGACCTCAGCCAGAACGAACCGATGCTGCGGCTTATCCAGGGCGACGTCGGCGCAGGCAAAACCGTGGTTGCCGCCCTCGCCGCCCTGCAGGCCTTGGAAGCCGGTTACCAGGTGGCGCTGATGGCGCCCACCGAGATCCTTGCCGAGCAGCACTTCATCACCTTCAAACGCTGGCTCGAACCGCTGGGCCTGGAAGTGGCGTGGCTGGCCGGCAAGCTCAAGGGCAAGGTGCGCGCGGCGGCGCTGGAACAGATCGCCGGCGGCGCACCGATGGTGGTGGGCACCCACGCGCTGTTTCAGGACGAAGTGCAGTTCAAAAACCTCGCCCTGGTGATCATCGACGAACAGCACCGCTTCGGCGTGCAACAGCGCCTGGCCCTGCGCCAGAAAGGCGTCGGCGGGCGCATGAACCCGCATCAACTGATCATGACGGCCACGCCGATCCCACGGACCCTGGCGATGAGTGCCTACGCCGACCTCGACACCTCGATCCTCGACGAGCTGCCGCCCGGCCGTACGCCGGTCAATACCGTGCTGGTCACCGACACCCGGCGTGTCGAGGTGATCGAGCGCGTGCGCGGCGCCTGTGCCGAAGGTCGCCAGGCGTATTGGGTGTGCACGCTGATCGAGGAGTCCGAAGAACTGACCTGCCAGGCGGCCGAAACCACCTTTGAAGACCTCACCAGCGCCCTCGGTGAACTCAAAGTCGGGCTGATCCACGGTCGCATGAAGCCTGCGGAAAAGGCGGCGGTCATGGCCGAGTTCAAGGCAGGCAACTTGCAATTGCTGGTGGCCACCACGGTGATCGAAGTCGGGGTGGACGTGCCTAACGCCAGCCTGATGATCATCGAGAACCCCGAGCGCCTGGGCCTGGCGCAGTTGCACCAGCTGCGCGGTCGTGTCGGCCGGGGCAGCGCGGCCAGCCATTGCGTGCTGCTCTACCACCCGCCGCTGTCACAGATCGGCCGTCAGCGCCTGGGCATCATGCGTGAAACCAACGACGGTTTCGTCATCGCCGAAAAAGACCTCGAACTGCGCGGCCCCGGCGAAATGCTCGGCACCCGCCAGACTGGCCTGCTGCAATTCAAGGTGGCCGACCTGATGCGCGACGCCGATTTACTCCCCGCCGTGCGCGATGCGGCGCAAGCGTTGATGGAACGCTGGCCGGAACATGTCAGCCCGTTGCTGGATCGCTGGCTCAGGCACGGGCAGCAATACGGTCAAGTGTGA
- a CDS encoding aminoacyl-tRNA deacylase and HDOD domain-containing protein, with product MSEVALATAPLTAPPVIRALLAKLAVPYTEVADLPGLNPARKIQAVLLEDAVGALMVLFPQSQLLDLNRLTELTGRRLTAVSPERVRRMLDKHDLSLLPGLPPLTSSPCLYEGSLLDEPNLLVHSGEAGLLLDIPSDAFKTMLTKASAAHFGEPLSNIRPNLDRPNDDREEITQAMQAFTARRIQQRLEATIEIPPLADTAQKIIKLRVDPNATIDDITSVVETDPALAAQVVSWAASPYYASPGKIRSVEDAIVRVLGFDLVINLALGLALGKTLSLPKDHPHQATPYWHQSIYTAAVIEGLTRAMPRAQRPEAGLTYLAGLLHNFGYLLLAHVFPPHFSLICRHLEVNPHLCHSYVEQHLLGISREQIGAWLMRYWDMPDELSTALRFQHDPTYDGQYAEYPNLVCLAVRLLRSRGIGSGPDEAIPDALLERLGLSRDKAEEVVGKVLDAEVLLRELASQFSQG from the coding sequence ATGTCAGAAGTCGCCCTCGCCACAGCCCCACTGACCGCCCCGCCGGTCATTCGGGCTCTGCTCGCAAAACTCGCCGTCCCCTACACGGAAGTTGCCGATCTACCGGGCCTGAATCCTGCGCGAAAGATCCAGGCGGTGCTGCTGGAAGACGCGGTGGGTGCGCTGATGGTGCTATTCCCGCAAAGCCAGCTGCTCGACCTCAACCGCCTCACCGAACTCACCGGTCGCCGCCTCACGGCCGTGTCGCCGGAGCGCGTCAGGCGCATGCTGGACAAGCATGACCTGAGCCTGTTGCCGGGCCTGCCGCCCCTCACCAGTTCGCCGTGCCTGTACGAAGGCAGCCTGCTCGACGAGCCGAACCTGCTGGTGCACTCGGGCGAAGCCGGGTTGCTGCTGGACATCCCCAGCGATGCCTTCAAGACCATGCTCACCAAGGCCAGCGCCGCGCATTTTGGCGAGCCGCTGAGCAACATTCGCCCCAACCTCGACCGTCCGAACGATGACCGCGAGGAAATCACCCAGGCGATGCAGGCGTTCACCGCGCGCCGTATCCAACAGCGCCTGGAAGCGACGATCGAGATCCCACCGCTGGCGGACACCGCGCAAAAGATCATCAAGCTGCGTGTCGACCCCAACGCCACCATCGATGACATCACCAGCGTGGTGGAAACCGACCCCGCGCTGGCCGCACAGGTCGTGAGCTGGGCGGCGTCGCCGTACTACGCGTCGCCGGGCAAGATCCGCTCGGTGGAAGACGCGATCGTGCGCGTGCTGGGGTTTGACCTGGTGATCAACCTGGCGCTGGGCCTGGCCTTGGGCAAGACCCTGAGCCTGCCCAAGGACCACCCGCACCAGGCCACGCCGTACTGGCACCAGTCCATCTACACCGCCGCCGTGATCGAAGGCCTGACCCGCGCCATGCCCCGCGCCCAGCGCCCGGAAGCCGGCCTGACCTACCTGGCCGGCCTGCTGCACAACTTCGGCTATCTGCTGCTGGCCCATGTGTTCCCGCCGCACTTCTCGTTGATCTGCCGGCACCTGGAGGTCAACCCGCACCTGTGCCACAGCTATGTCGAGCAACACTTGCTGGGCATCAGCCGCGAGCAGATCGGCGCCTGGCTGATGCGCTACTGGGACATGCCGGACGAACTGTCCACCGCCCTGCGCTTCCAGCACGACCCGACTTATGACGGCCAATATGCCGAGTACCCGAACCTGGTGTGTCTGGCCGTGCGCCTGTTGCGCAGCCGCGGCATCGGCTCCGGGCCGGACGAGGCGATTCCGGATGCGCTGCTTGAGCGGTTGGGGTTGAGCCGTGACAAGGCTGAAGAAGTGGTGGGCAAGGTGTTGGATGCCGAGGTGTTGTTGCGGGAGCTGGCTTCGCAGTTCAGCCAGGGCTGA
- a CDS encoding DUF3077 domain-containing protein yields MPYEKPFTPTSTKTIGAATFADCGENKSHLKLFRVNAGVPLREAVEHAAHVLGLAQMLSLEAAMDPRAERFAFAAHYLCEMGKAILDDLLLVVEPGKPAAQ; encoded by the coding sequence ATGCCTTACGAAAAACCTTTTACCCCCACCTCAACAAAAACCATTGGCGCCGCCACCTTCGCAGACTGTGGCGAGAACAAAAGCCATTTGAAGCTGTTCCGAGTCAACGCTGGCGTCCCGCTTCGGGAAGCTGTCGAACACGCCGCGCATGTGCTTGGCCTGGCGCAGATGCTCTCGCTTGAGGCTGCCATGGATCCCCGGGCGGAGAGGTTCGCGTTCGCCGCGCATTATCTGTGTGAAATGGGCAAAGCGATTCTTGATGATCTGCTTCTGGTGGTAGAGCCAGGTAAACCAGCTGCGCAGTAA
- a CDS encoding helicase yields MKFRLLLWVLGLMMGKASRTNPAFQQQLGDKDLAFQLQTLDGKVARHFIVKNQRITSRSGVHPAPAFAIAFKDAAYGFATLQAKNKQLAFMTGIQDKSIQIKGNPALVIWFQGLTKYLRPKKKK; encoded by the coding sequence ATGAAATTTCGTCTTCTGCTGTGGGTGCTGGGCCTGATGATGGGCAAAGCCAGCCGCACCAATCCTGCCTTTCAGCAGCAACTGGGTGACAAAGACCTGGCCTTCCAGCTGCAGACCCTTGACGGCAAGGTCGCCCGCCACTTCATCGTCAAAAACCAGCGCATCACCAGCCGCTCGGGTGTTCACCCCGCGCCGGCGTTTGCTATTGCCTTCAAGGATGCCGCCTACGGCTTCGCCACGCTGCAGGCGAAGAACAAACAGTTGGCGTTCATGACGGGCATTCAGGACAAGTCGATCCAGATCAAGGGCAACCCGGCGTTGGTGATCTGGTTTCAGGGGTTGACCAAGTATTTGAGGCCGAAGAAAAAGAAGTAG
- the tagQ gene encoding type VI secretion system-associated lipoprotein TagQ, with product MLFSRKAVSKRHLLLIAAGFSTVLTGCATSPASKVASSTKVEYYPNCYEPVQHLRATDSNMTKSVVTGAAIGAAGGALLGALTGDKEKRGRNAAIGAAGGALAGGAAGYYTERQKQIADDNQRIASYAADVNKSASDIDRSTAYAKASQQCYQSAFTKLVTDRKAKTVNDTEGRKRLAEIVAGLKESNDLIVAVNGKASEDLNNYTQAYEKDLQQVGVQRNDVVTVATADTTPVVAPTKGKKPVKVAKKPPLPVVPKEAVATEKTLQTATAKQAESKQVANAGKAQMEGACRDPNLVDWAPVPCPTPA from the coding sequence ATGCTTTTTTCCCGTAAGGCGGTTTCCAAGCGTCACTTGCTGCTGATCGCGGCCGGCTTCAGCACGGTGCTGACCGGTTGCGCCACGTCGCCGGCCTCCAAGGTCGCGTCGAGCACCAAGGTCGAGTACTACCCCAACTGCTACGAGCCGGTGCAGCACCTGCGCGCGACCGATTCGAACATGACCAAGTCGGTCGTCACCGGTGCAGCCATCGGCGCGGCCGGCGGTGCCCTGCTGGGCGCGCTGACCGGCGACAAGGAAAAGCGTGGCCGTAACGCGGCCATCGGTGCCGCCGGCGGCGCCCTCGCAGGCGGCGCAGCGGGTTACTACACCGAGCGTCAGAAGCAGATCGCCGACGACAACCAGCGCATTGCTTCCTATGCCGCCGATGTGAACAAAAGCGCCTCCGACATCGACCGCAGCACCGCGTACGCCAAGGCGTCGCAACAGTGCTATCAGAGTGCGTTCACCAAGCTTGTTACCGATCGTAAGGCCAAGACCGTCAACGACACCGAGGGCCGCAAGCGCCTGGCGGAAATCGTTGCGGGTCTGAAGGAATCCAACGACCTGATCGTTGCGGTGAACGGCAAGGCCAGCGAAGACCTGAACAACTACACCCAGGCTTATGAGAAAGACCTGCAGCAAGTGGGCGTGCAGCGTAATGATGTCGTGACCGTTGCGACCGCTGACACCACGCCTGTTGTCGCGCCGACCAAAGGTAAGAAGCCGGTCAAGGTTGCTAAAAAGCCACCTCTGCCAGTCGTACCGAAAGAAGCGGTCGCCACCGAGAAAACCCTTCAGACGGCAACGGCCAAGCAGGCTGAAAGCAAGCAGGTCGCCAATGCCGGCAAGGCGCAAATGGAAGGCGCTTGCCGCGACCCTAACCTGGTTGACTGGGCGCCAGTGCCTTGCCCAACACCCGCTTAA
- a CDS encoding formylglycine-generating enzyme family protein, with protein sequence MYKLLGAAVALTLASLAWADEASDKLDNPKPLPDDVSLPLPCEGNMVFRYAYVLAQGTLDDREISLGYPFSEGEAGYQQSFISGYRRDFINGQFTLKDLPKEWNKVIAPLMPKTDAKTPLKPMLYFIGKYEVTARQYAQVMAQAQSLASGEPAPACDAPTGMAGRLPKVKLSRFEAERFSAVYSAWLMKYHRELLPVSGRGASADDGGLGFVRLPTEVEWEFAARGGQAVSRQDLEGRLFPRRVEGSESDGPLGDYAVFNQVAGGTGQAARLMPIGTKLPNPIGLFDVIGNAAEMVQESFQLVHAGRRQGTYGGFVVKGGNYLEGEGTLFTGMRREYPLFAADGTEQSNETTGFRVAIGALSAPRSRYKELFAQWQKEGRLASLTDAIDDAQDPTKRLDSIIAASVDPKLQAELGLVNEELKRNVSLIAQQREEAAGNLIQSAALVAETISNYNIRLANLQKSRQQALDSKDTASAQLFEMAIANGRSALDGAVAIYIDNLATGTRYTDAVIQAQFQRIKEELDRKPVLGKSLVTRATLFVRHVGNYRKQQRADPATILKELLAASGQRS encoded by the coding sequence ATGTATAAGTTACTAGGCGCCGCCGTGGCGCTGACCCTGGCTTCGCTGGCCTGGGCCGATGAGGCCAGCGACAAGCTGGACAACCCCAAGCCGTTGCCGGACGACGTCAGCCTGCCGCTGCCGTGCGAAGGCAATATGGTGTTCCGCTACGCCTACGTGTTGGCCCAAGGCACCCTGGACGACCGCGAGATCAGTCTCGGCTACCCGTTTTCTGAAGGCGAGGCGGGCTACCAGCAGTCGTTTATTTCCGGTTACCGCCGCGATTTCATCAACGGCCAGTTCACCCTCAAGGACTTGCCCAAGGAGTGGAATAAAGTCATCGCGCCCTTGATGCCCAAGACCGATGCCAAGACCCCGCTCAAGCCGATGCTGTATTTCATCGGCAAGTACGAAGTGACCGCGCGCCAATACGCCCAAGTGATGGCCCAGGCGCAGTCCCTGGCCAGTGGCGAACCTGCGCCCGCATGCGATGCGCCCACCGGCATGGCCGGGCGCTTGCCCAAGGTCAAGCTGTCGCGCTTTGAAGCCGAGCGTTTCTCGGCGGTATACAGCGCCTGGTTGATGAAATACCACCGCGAGCTGTTGCCCGTGAGCGGGCGCGGCGCTTCGGCGGACGACGGCGGCCTGGGCTTTGTGCGCCTGCCTACCGAAGTGGAGTGGGAGTTCGCCGCGCGCGGTGGCCAGGCCGTGAGCCGCCAGGACCTGGAAGGACGCCTGTTCCCGCGCCGCGTCGAAGGCAGCGAAAGCGACGGCCCGCTCGGCGATTACGCGGTGTTCAACCAGGTTGCCGGCGGCACCGGCCAGGCCGCGCGCCTGATGCCCATCGGCACCAAATTGCCCAACCCGATCGGTCTGTTCGATGTGATCGGCAACGCAGCGGAAATGGTCCAGGAGTCGTTCCAACTGGTGCACGCCGGGCGCCGCCAAGGCACGTATGGCGGCTTTGTGGTCAAGGGCGGCAATTACCTGGAAGGCGAGGGTACGTTGTTCACCGGCATGCGCCGCGAATACCCGTTGTTCGCCGCCGACGGCACCGAGCAAAGCAACGAGACCACGGGTTTTCGCGTGGCGATCGGCGCGCTGTCGGCACCGCGCTCGCGCTACAAGGAGCTGTTCGCCCAATGGCAGAAAGAGGGGCGCCTGGCGTCGTTGACCGACGCCATCGACGACGCCCAGGACCCGACCAAGCGCCTGGACAGCATCATTGCCGCCAGCGTCGACCCCAAGCTGCAAGCCGAGCTGGGGCTGGTCAACGAGGAGCTCAAGCGCAACGTCTCGCTGATCGCCCAACAACGCGAAGAAGCGGCGGGCAACCTGATTCAATCGGCCGCGCTGGTTGCTGAAACCATCAGCAACTACAACATCCGCCTGGCCAACCTGCAGAAGAGTCGCCAGCAGGCCCTGGATAGCAAAGACACGGCCAGCGCCCAGCTGTTTGAGATGGCTATCGCCAATGGTCGCAGCGCCCTCGATGGCGCGGTGGCGATCTACATCGACAACCTGGCCACCGGCACGCGCTACACCGATGCGGTGATCCAGGCGCAGTTTCAACGGATCAAGGAAGAGTTGGATCGCAAGCCAGTGCTCGGCAAGAGCCTGGTGACGCGCGCAACACTGTTCGTTCGCCATGTCGGCAACTACCGCAAGCAACAGCGGGCCGACCCGGCAACGATCTTGAAGGAATTGCTCGCAGCGAGCGGTCAGCGGTCTTGA
- a CDS encoding ABC transporter permease family protein, producing the protein MRIGLVASLAWQDYRNDAWLSACSVLALVAVIAPLLVLFGLKFGLVSSLTERLQTDPATREIIPLGGGRFSSAFITQLGQRADVAFAIPRTRQIAATAQVGTLALEMLPTASGDPLLAGLPVPRGLDQIVLSHTAAEKLAARPGDWLESSFARQVAGRVEAQRTRVQVLAVLPLEAFARDGLFADLRLLEAVEDYRDGRTVPTLGWTGDEVGVSEQRVYPAFRLYARSLTDVESLRVFFAGQNLLVSTQAQTIAQVQSLSRNLSIVFWVICGLALAGAFAAIFAGALAAVARKRRELSVLRLLGFSTGGLLLFVVLQALYSAGFAAVLSAGLHGLAEAGLNKLFVQVPGEHASRLLAHHYGLGLVAVLGVSAVAAACGGWRVARIQASEGIRDV; encoded by the coding sequence ATGCGCATCGGTCTGGTGGCGTCGCTGGCCTGGCAGGACTATCGCAACGATGCCTGGCTGTCCGCCTGTTCGGTGCTGGCACTGGTCGCGGTCATCGCGCCTTTGCTGGTGTTATTCGGCCTGAAATTTGGACTGGTTAGCAGTTTGACCGAACGTTTGCAGACCGATCCCGCCACCCGTGAAATTATTCCGCTGGGCGGTGGTCGATTCAGCAGCGCGTTTATCACGCAACTTGGCCAGCGCGCCGATGTGGCGTTTGCCATACCGCGTACGCGGCAGATTGCGGCGACGGCGCAGGTGGGCACGTTGGCCCTGGAGATGCTGCCGACGGCGTCGGGCGACCCCTTGCTCGCCGGGCTACCGGTGCCAAGGGGCCTGGACCAGATCGTGTTGAGCCACACCGCGGCCGAGAAGCTGGCGGCGCGGCCTGGGGATTGGCTGGAAAGCAGTTTTGCGCGGCAAGTGGCGGGGCGCGTGGAGGCCCAGCGCACGCGGGTACAAGTGCTGGCGGTACTGCCGTTGGAAGCCTTTGCCCGCGACGGTTTGTTTGCCGACTTGCGGCTGCTTGAAGCCGTTGAAGATTACCGCGATGGCCGTACAGTGCCGACGTTGGGGTGGACCGGCGATGAAGTGGGTGTGAGCGAGCAGCGTGTGTATCCGGCGTTTCGCCTGTATGCGCGCAGCCTCACCGACGTGGAGTCGCTGCGCGTGTTTTTCGCCGGACAGAATCTGCTGGTGTCGACCCAGGCGCAGACCATCGCGCAGGTGCAGTCTTTGAGCCGCAATCTGTCGATTGTGTTTTGGGTGATCTGTGGGCTGGCGTTGGCGGGGGCATTCGCGGCTATCTTTGCTGGCGCGCTGGCTGCGGTGGCGCGCAAGCGGCGAGAATTGTCGGTGTTGCGCCTGTTGGGGTTTTCCACCGGTGGGCTGTTGTTGTTTGTGGTGCTTCAGGCGCTCTATAGCGCAGGCTTTGCCGCCGTGCTCAGCGCCGGTCTGCATGGCCTGGCCGAGGCGGGCTTGAATAAATTATTCGTGCAGGTGCCGGGCGAACACGCCAGCCGCCTGCTGGCGCATCATTACGGCCTGGGCCTGGTTGCAGTCCTCGGCGTCAGCGCCGTGGCGGCGGCCTGTGGCGGTTGGCGAGTGGCGCGTATCCAGGCTTCTGAAGGAATCAGAGATGTATAA
- a CDS encoding ABC transporter ATP-binding protein produces the protein MLNLSAVHKNRGVGSQRYSLVIPALALRAGEQVAIVGPSGCGKSTLLDLLALVLAPDQVGQFEFNRQDIAGLWRADKQSTLAALRSEHLGYVLQTGGLLGFLDVRGNIALSRQLLGLKDDGSVARLAEQLEIGDQLAKKPAALSVGQRQRVSCARALAHAPQLVLADEPTASLDPLNAERVMHALLAQAGKHRAACVIATHDEPLARASGLQVRRISCRRDTDGGVTATLGEAC, from the coding sequence ATGTTGAACCTGAGCGCGGTGCACAAGAACCGGGGCGTCGGTAGCCAGCGCTACAGCCTGGTAATCCCGGCGCTGGCGCTGCGCGCGGGTGAACAAGTGGCGATTGTCGGGCCGAGCGGCTGTGGCAAGAGCACCTTGCTGGACCTGTTGGCGCTGGTATTGGCGCCGGATCAGGTCGGGCAATTTGAATTCAACCGGCAGGACATCGCCGGGCTGTGGCGGGCGGACAAGCAATCCACCTTGGCCGCGCTGCGCAGCGAGCATTTGGGCTATGTGCTGCAAACCGGTGGCCTGCTGGGCTTTCTTGATGTGCGCGGCAATATCGCCTTGTCCCGGCAACTGCTGGGCTTGAAGGACGACGGCAGCGTGGCGCGCCTGGCCGAGCAATTGGAGATCGGCGATCAGTTGGCCAAGAAACCGGCTGCGCTTTCCGTGGGCCAACGCCAGCGTGTCAGCTGTGCTCGCGCGTTGGCCCATGCGCCGCAACTGGTGTTGGCGGACGAACCGACGGCGTCCCTCGACCCCTTGAACGCCGAGCGCGTGATGCACGCCCTGCTGGCCCAGGCCGGTAAACACCGTGCGGCCTGTGTGATCGCCACCCATGACGAGCCGCTTGCCCGCGCCAGTGGCTTGCAGGTGCGGCGCATCAGTTGCCGTCGCGACACCGACGGCGGCGTCACCGCCACCCTCGGGGAGGCGTGCTGA